In Aspergillus fumigatus Af293 chromosome 4, whole genome shotgun sequence, one genomic interval encodes:
- a CDS encoding putative MFS sugar transporter, giving the protein MGYTTLWKRLSSSQLNLAIQVFSLVCIFFEGYDQGVMGGVNSAPTYVTEVGIGEPDGTVTDTTHQGGIVSIYYLGCIFGCFAGGWLADRIGRINGLLIGSIFALVGGALQAAIQSSDFMLVARVITGIGTGALTGITPVLVSETSAAEHRGGFLGYVFIANYLGISVAYWLSFGLAFINNGYSDVRWRFLLAFQCVPGLILVLFIKMLPDSPRYLASVGRNEEARDLLTRIRAHKATPADIDHEYMEIVASSQESKPSSPIEFVKILIGKGGRPGSNLGRRAWLCVWLQIMASWTGITAVTAYSPVLLSQAGYSEVTQNGLAGGLNTIGIVGTIISAQIVDRLGRRKCLMLGSMVLFAVELVAGGVYEGSLQNPSKAAQYAPAAVAMLFLFNLGYAATWGTVAFLVPTEIFPSDLRAQGNGFGITGWAIGVGMTTLVNPIMFGSLKSRSYFLLSGLNLLWIPIVYLLYPETCNRSLESIDALFSTPSPFYWDMERAYKLHSDVLAERAARKLTDEDATKADGHESAHEEFHGATTVGV; this is encoded by the exons atgggGTATACCACTTTATGGAAGCGGCTTTCGTCGTCGCAGCTCAATCTGGCAATTCAAGTCTTCTCCCTTgtttgcatcttcttcgagggCTATGACCAAGGGGTCATGGGAGGCGTCAACAGCGCGCCTACTTATGTGACTGAGGTCGGCATTGGTGAGCCAGATGGCACAGTGACCGATACTACCCATCAGGGAGGTATTGTCAGTATCTACTACCTGGGATGTATCTTCGGCTGCTTTGCCGGGGGCTGGCTGGCTGATCGTATTGGCCGTATCAACGGTCTACTGATCGGCTCTATATTCGCATTGGTTGGAGGTGCTCTCCAAGCTGCAATCCAGAGCTCTGACTTCATGTTGGTCGCCAGAGTCATCACAGGTATCGGTACCGGAG CTCTGACCGGGATCACGCCCGTTCTGGTGTCCGAGACGTCTGCAGCAGAGCACCGTGGAGGCTTCTTGGGCTATGTCTTCATTGCAAACT ACCTGGGAATTTCGGTTGCATACTGGCTGTCGTTTGGGCTCGCCTTTATCAATAACGGTTACTCTGATGTCCGCTGGCGGTTCCTGCTCGCCTTCCAATGTGTTCCAGGCCTGATACTGGTCCTGTTCATCAAAATGCTACCGGATAGCCCCCGTTATCTCGCATCAGTCGGTCGTAACGAGGAAGCTCGAGACCTGTTGACCAGGATCCGCGCCCATAAAGCCACCCCCGCGGACATTGACCACGAATACATGGAGATCGTTGCATCCTCTCAGGAGAGCAAGCCCAGTTCTCCCATTGAGTTTGTCAAGATCCTGATCGGCAAGGGCGGCCGACCCGGCTCGAATCTGGGTCGACGGGCCTGGCTTTGTGTGTGGCTTCAGATCATGGCTTCGTGGACGGGTATTACC GCTGTTACCGCGTATTCTCCCGTGCTTCTCAGCCAAGCCGGGTACAGCGAGGTGACTCAAAACGGTCTCGCCGGAGGACTGAATACAATCGGTATTGTCGGCACGATCATCAGTGCGCAGATTGTCGATCGACTCGGCCGGAGAAAGTGTCTGATGCTAGGGTCCATGGTCCTGTTTGCTGTCGAGCTTGTG GCCGGTGGCGTGTATGAAGGCTCCCTTCAGAATCCGAGCAAAGCTGCACAGTATGCACCAGCCGCCGTGGCAATGCTCTTCCTCTTTAACCTGGGGTATGCTGCAACCTGGGGAACGGTGGCCTTCTTGGTGCCCACCGAAATTTTCCCATCGGATCTGAGAGCCCAAGGCAACGGGTTCGGTATCACGGGTTGGGCTATCGGAGTCGGCATGACTACCTTAGTCAATCCCATCATGTTTGGCAGTTTGAAGAGCCGCAGTTACTTCCTCCTCTCCGGGCTCAACCTTCTCTGGATCCCCATTGTCTACCTGCTATACCCGGAAACGTGCAATCGGTCCCTGGAGTCGATCGACGCCTTGTTCTCCACGCCCAGCCCGTTCTACTGGGACATGGAGCGAGCATACAAGCTTCATAGTGATGTGCTCGCGGAGAGAGCAGCGCGGAAGCTCACTGACGAGGATGCGACAAAAGCCGATGGTCACGAATCAGCCCACGAGGAATTCCACGGTGCAACCACCGTAGGTGTATGA
- a CDS encoding RING finger protein, whose product MMDLHRRSQRQTPTPALTSDNDLEKDVNDPTELYLAIFACGSFHLILALWIFYTSYCTPQNENEDLDHSYERSIRETIADKINELQEAAPIELLGAWLMSTQSAEVPYVQYNSITCSICLDPVLNHHPVHTLRCRHVFHDLCLERWFLRGHNSCPLSQKALVEVCDICQHWTV is encoded by the exons ATGATGGATCTGCACCGCAGGTCACAGAGGCAAACACCTACGCCAGCCTTGACTTCTGACAATGACCTGGAAAAAGATGTAAATGATCCAACAGAATTGTACTTGGCCATTTTCGCATGTGGCAGTTTTCATCTAATCCTGGCACTCTG GATATTCTACACATCGTATTGCACCCCACAgaatgagaatgaagacCTAGATCATTCTTATGAACGATCAATTCGCGAGACTATCGCAGACAAAATAAACGAGCTTCAAGAGGCAGCCCCTATAGAGCTCCTGGGTGCCTGGCTGATGTCGACGCAGTCTGCTGAAGTGCCGTATGTCCAGTACAACAGCATCACATG CTCCATCTGTTTAGATCCGGTCCTCAATCATCATCCAGTTCATACTCTGCGGTGTCGTCATGTGTTCCATGATCTTTGCCTTGAAAGATGGTTTTTACGGGGTCATAATAGCTGCCCACTGTCCCAGAAGGCTTTAGTAGAGGTCTGTGACATATGCCAGCACTGGACGGTGTGA
- a CDS encoding FAD-binding oxidoreductase, whose translation MPFMSYSHVLELRRWLEGTRANVICYGSEDYAEKIKRWSDTCERDAVRSPAFSLYIQREMTDFCQGAIVEVTSTSEVSETVQFARKHHINFVTEAGGHSTTGSSATHGGLVISLAKMRRVLTDPASKTVCVQGGAIWDDVNESTAAYGLAVVGSTASHTGVAGTTLGGGFGWLTGRYGLISDNLLSVRMVLADGTIVEASDEDHQDLFWAVRGAGQAFGIVTELVFRAHELAGPVYGGTLVFTVDRLPGILEFASRFDKLQDENSGFFFGLAAPSAADRTGILVLPFYNGSQEKAEEFFAPLMSLGPSINKTSMMSYKELNGIANVDPVPEGRKCFSGTKVSMPLDQHLLCDLWEHFDAIMDKYPRSNNSVLMFELIPYEKTISVPIDATACADRGRYYNVALLLCWYDPEHDAAMHTYMRALLTQIKRSDCYAGKKEPVVQANANFAGGST comes from the coding sequence ATGCCGTTCATGTCATATTCGCATGTACTCGAGCTGAGACGGTGGTTGGAAGGGACTCGAGCGAATGTCATCTGTTACGGATCCGAGGACTATGCGGAAAAGATCAAAAGATGGAGCGATACTTGCGAACGCGACGCAGTGCGTTCCCCCGCGTTCTCATTGTACATACAACGGGAAATGACTGACTTTTGCCAGGGCGCTATCGTCGAAGTGACTTCTACATCAGAAGTATCCGAGACAGTGCAATTTGCTCGAAAGCACCACATCAACTTCGTCACGGAGGCCGGTGGACATTCCACCACTGGCTCGTCTGCTACCCACGGTGGACTCGTCATCAGCCTGGCGAAAATGCGTCGGGTTCTAACCGACCCTGCCTCTAAAACTGTGTGTGTCCAGGGTGGCGCTATCTGGGACGACGTTAACGAGTCTACTGCTGCTTATGGCCTGGCCGTTGTCGGATCAACTGCAAGTCACACAGGAGTTGCCGGAACGACACTCGGAGGCGGCTTCGGGTGGTTAACTGGGCGGTACGGTCTGATCAGCGACAATCTCCTCAGTGTCAGAATGGTCTTAGCAGACGGTACCATTGTGGAGGCATCTGACGAGGATCACCAGGATCTATTCTGGGCAGTTCGTGGCGCAGGACAGGCCTTTGGGATTGTGACAGAACTGGTTTTCCGGGCTCACGAGCTTGCTGGGCCGGTGTATGGTGGGACGCTCGTTTTCACCGTAGATCGACTACCGGGAATTCTTGAATTCGCCAGTCGCTTCGACAAACTGCAAGACGAAAACagtggctttttctttgggCTTGCAGCGCCATCAGCGGCTGATCGTACCGGTATCTTGGTGTTGCCATTCTATAACGGCAGTCAAGAGAAAGCTGAGGAATTCTTCGCGCCGTTGATGTCTCTGGGCCCTTCAATAAACAAGACCTCTATGATGTCCTACAAAGAACTCAATGGAATTGCAAATGTCGATCCAGTCCCGGAGGGTCGAAAATGTTTCAGTGGGACTAAAGTATCCATGCCACTTGACCAGCATCTGCTCTGTGATTTATGGGAGCATTTCGACGCGATCATGGATAAATACCCGCGATCGAATAACAGCGTGCTAATGTTTGAGCTCATACCTTACGAGAAGACCATAAGTGTCCCCATCGACGCCACAGCCTGTGCAGATCGAGGACGATACTACAACGTCGCATTGCTGCTCTGCTGGTATGACCCTGAGCACGACGCGGCGATGCATACGTATATGCGAGCCCTGCTCACGCAGATCAAGCGATCAGATTGTTATGCTGGCAAGAAGGAGCCTGTCGTGCAGGCCAATGCTAATTTTGCAGGTGGGAGCACTTGA